The genomic window TCCGTACACAAGATGAAATGTTAAGCAAGTTGACCGAAATGGGCGTCTCTGCTACACAAGCGACGATTTCAAGAGATATTCGTGACTTAAAAATCGTCAAAGCCCCTGATGAGAACGGGGTGTCCCATTTTGTTCTTTTCAAAGAAAAAGAATCGGCAGAGTCAAAAAGCGAAGATGAAAAGCGTTTGATCCAAATGATTGAAGATATCGTGTTGAAAGTGGAACGTGTCCATTTTTTGACCATCGTCCATACCTTACCAGATAATGCCCCGTTGTTTGCTGCTGTATTAGATGAAATCAAACCGCCACATATCGTCAGTACCATCGCTGGTTTCGATACAACGATCATTATTTCAAAAGATGATGAAGATGCGCAGTTAGTTGAAAAATTTTTGCATCATCCGACTGAAACCTCTATTTTTGACCAATAATCAATAGAAAAAAGGAGTAGAAATCAATTGCGATTTCTACTCCTTTTTTGTGTCAATCCTCTAGCATTTTTTTCTTTTGTATTGGATAAATGAATTTTAACTTATTACATTTTTTCCGGAGCATGCAATCCTAATAGACGTAAGTCTTCTTTCAGCAAGACAGTCACCGCATAAACTAATGCTAAGCGTGCTTCTTTTTGTTCATCATCCGCTAAGATTTTTGTATGTGCATAGTATTTGTTGAATGCTTGTGCCAATTTGATTGCGTGTTTCGCAATAATCGATGGCTCATATTTTTCACCCGCTTGAAGCACTGTTTCAGGATACTTCTGTACAAGCTTCACGACTTCCCAACTATTTTCATCGTTCAACGCATAATCTTGCTCTTCAGAAGGGACAAAACCTGCTTTATCTAACAAGCTCATTGCACGTGCATGAGTATATTGTACGTAAGGTCCTGTTTCCCCTTCAAAACGAACAACTTCTTCAAGGTTGAAGTCAAACGTATTCAAACGATCATTTTTCAAATCGTGGAAAATAACGGCACCGACACCCACTTGTTTTGCAATGACATCTTTGTTTTCCAAATCAGGATTCTTTTCACTGATTTGTTGTTTTGCTGAGTCGATCGCTTCATTCAATACTTCTTCTAGTAAAACGATTTTCCCTTTACGTGTTGATAGTTTTTTACCACCTTGTGTGATCAAACCAAATGGGATGTGGTGCATATCATCTGACCAGTCAAAGCCTAGTTCTTTCAAAACAGCTTTCAATTGTTTGAAGTGATAGCTTTGCTCATTCCCAACGACATACAATGATTGACTGAAATCATACGTACGTTTACGGTACAAAGCAGCTGCCAAGTCACGTGTGATATAAAGTGTCGCACCATCTGATTTTTTGATCAATGCAGGATTCAGATCATAAGCAGATAAGTCAACGATCTCTGCTCCTTTATCTTCTTGCAAGAGATGTTTTTCTTCAAGTAATTCAACGATTTCATCCATCTTGTCATTGTAGAAAGCTTCACCGTTCAATGAATCAAAGCGAACTTCTAATAAATCATAGATTTTGTTGAACTCTTTCATTGATTCGTCACGGAACCATTGCCATAGCTCCATTGCTTCTTCGTCGCCTTCTTCTAGACGTTTGAACCAAGAACGAGCTTCATCATTTAATTCAGGTTGTGTTTCAGCTTCTTCGTGGAATTGGACGTATAAACGTAATAACTCATTGATTGGTTCTGCTTTTACCGACTCAGCTGAACCCCATTTTTTGTAAGCAACGATCAATTTACCAAATTGTGTTCCCCAGTCGCCTAAATGGTTGATACGTACTGGTTGATAGCCTAGTTTTTCCATGATGAAACCAATCGAGTTTCCGATCACTGTCGAACGTAGGTGACCCATTGAGATCGGTTTGGCAATGTTTGGCGAAGACATATCGATCGGCACACTTCCTTGGTTTCCGATCGTGCTGTCGCCATAGTGTTCTTTTTCCTTCACTACAGTACCTAATACTTGCTTACTGATGATTTCTTTGTTCATAAAGAAATTCAAATATGGACCTACGACTTCGATCTTTTCAAAATTCGTGGCATCGATTTTTTCTGCTAGATCCGCCGCGATCTGTTGAGGTGCTTTACGGAAAATTTTTGCTAATGAGAACGCAGGAAATGCGACATCTCCATGTTCTGCTGATTTTGGATTTTCCAATAATTGGGCAACTTGCTCCAACGTCAAGTCATCTTGTACTACTTCATATAGTGCTTTTGCAACAACATCTTTGTTATTCATCTATTTTCCTCCTATATATTGTTTGCTGTAAAACAAAAAAATCTCTAGCAAATCCATACTATCCATGAATTTACTAGAGACGAGAATTCCCGCGGTACCACTCCAATTGTCCTAAAAAAGGACCTGCTCCATCTGATATCGGTAGACGACCGTCTGTCTAAAACAGAGTTCTCCAAGTGCGCTTCATTGGGATTTGTTCGTCCGGCTTCCACTCTACCCAGACTCGCTTTGAACGAAATGACACCAATTACTCTCTTGTTCAGCAAACATTGTTCTTATTTAACTTGATTGAATTATAGCAGAAATCCAATCGACTGGCTAGAGTTTTCTTCATAAATAAACGGTGTTCGAAAAGCTGACCTTCAACAATAAGCTAAAAAACCAAAAAATATGAGAAGCTATTTTCTGATTTTCTATCTTATTGCTCAGGTCAAAGCGCTTTTCTCACAACCTAAAATGTCCAGGAGGTCTAAAGGAGAATAAAAACCAACTGGACATTTTATACACACGGTTAAGGTAAAACTGTGAGAAAGAGCTTATGCTTCATCCGCAACGATGATCGTTCCTTCTTCTGAAGCCAATAGATTCTCAATGTTTTCTAAAGAAGTAATAATTGCTTTTCCAGCAGGGCGAGCTTCAACAAATGCAATCGCTGCTTCCACTTTTGGCAACATACTTCCTGGGGCAAATTGGTTTTCAGCAATGTACTGTTTCATTTCTGAAACGCCAACTGTTTCTAATTTCTTTTGATCTGGTTTTTGATAATTTACATACACGTTATCGACGCCAGTCAACACGATCAATAAATCTGCACCAATGATCTCAGCTAATTTTTCAGAAGCAAAATCTTTATCGATCACGGCTTCTTTTCCTTCAAGACCTGTCGCTGTTTCCACTACTGGAATACCGCCACCGCCAACAGAAATCGTGATGACACCTTGCTCCACTAATGTTTGGATGACACGAGCTTCTTTGATTGAGATCGGTTTTGGTGAAGCAACAACTTTACGCCAGCCACGACCAGAATCTTCTTTGAATGTTACGGAAGAATCAGCCTTCATTTGTTCATTTGCTTCTTCTTCTGTATAGAAAGGTCCCACTGGTTTGCTCGGATTTTTGAATGAAGGATCATTCTCATCAACGATGACTTGTGTTACTAAAGAAACGACATCTTTATCGATGCCTTTTTCTTTCAACACTTCACCCATTGCATTTTGTAACCAGTAACCGATTGAGCCTTCCGTCATTGCCACACATGTATCCAATGGCATTGCCGGTGTTTTTTCTGAGTCAGCTGCTTGTTGTTGAATCAACAAGTTCCCAACTTGTGGCCCATTTCCGTGTGAGATGATCAACTCATCTCCTTGTTCAATAAATTTCACTAAGTATTTTGCTGTTTCCATCAACGCATCTTGTTGCGCTTTTGCACTTGCATCTGTTGATAAAATCGCGTTTCCGCCTAATGCAACGACCACTTTTCTATTTGCCATGTTTATCTCCCTTTCTTTCAGAACATTCTGAATTTTGCCGATGACAAAACAAGCCAGCGTTCCTCTCGAACGATCCTCACGCTGACTCGTTTTGATTATTTACTTGTTAGTGTTTATACACGAGGAATGAATAAGTTTCCTAATGTTGCTGCCATGATTGCTTTGATTGAGTGCATGCGGTTTTCTGCTTGCTCAAATTGGCGTG from Enterococcus sp. DIV1094 includes these protein-coding regions:
- the arcC gene encoding carbamate kinase — encoded protein: MANRKVVVALGGNAILSTDASAKAQQDALMETAKYLVKFIEQGDELIISHGNGPQVGNLLIQQQAADSEKTPAMPLDTCVAMTEGSIGYWLQNAMGEVLKEKGIDKDVVSLVTQVIVDENDPSFKNPSKPVGPFYTEEEANEQMKADSSVTFKEDSGRGWRKVVASPKPISIKEARVIQTLVEQGVITISVGGGGIPVVETATGLEGKEAVIDKDFASEKLAEIIGADLLIVLTGVDNVYVNYQKPDQKKLETVGVSEMKQYIAENQFAPGSMLPKVEAAIAFVEARPAGKAIITSLENIENLLASEEGTIIVADEA
- the argS gene encoding arginine--tRNA ligase: MNNKDVVAKALYEVVQDDLTLEQVAQLLENPKSAEHGDVAFPAFSLAKIFRKAPQQIAADLAEKIDATNFEKIEVVGPYLNFFMNKEIISKQVLGTVVKEKEHYGDSTIGNQGSVPIDMSSPNIAKPISMGHLRSTVIGNSIGFIMEKLGYQPVRINHLGDWGTQFGKLIVAYKKWGSAESVKAEPINELLRLYVQFHEEAETQPELNDEARSWFKRLEEGDEEAMELWQWFRDESMKEFNKIYDLLEVRFDSLNGEAFYNDKMDEIVELLEEKHLLQEDKGAEIVDLSAYDLNPALIKKSDGATLYITRDLAAALYRKRTYDFSQSLYVVGNEQSYHFKQLKAVLKELGFDWSDDMHHIPFGLITQGGKKLSTRKGKIVLLEEVLNEAIDSAKQQISEKNPDLENKDVIAKQVGVGAVIFHDLKNDRLNTFDFNLEEVVRFEGETGPYVQYTHARAMSLLDKAGFVPSEEQDYALNDENSWEVVKLVQKYPETVLQAGEKYEPSIIAKHAIKLAQAFNKYYAHTKILADDEQKEARLALVYAVTVLLKEDLRLLGLHAPEKM
- a CDS encoding arginine repressor, translating into MRKNERHILIKQIIEDYTIRTQDEMLSKLTEMGVSATQATISRDIRDLKIVKAPDENGVSHFVLFKEKESAESKSEDEKRLIQMIEDIVLKVERVHFLTIVHTLPDNAPLFAAVLDEIKPPHIVSTIAGFDTTIIISKDDEDAQLVEKFLHHPTETSIFDQ